The Naumovozyma dairenensis CBS 421 chromosome 1, complete genome genomic interval TGCTACACCGTTAttataaattaaatattatacGGAGCGTAACTTACGGTGCAGCACCCATAATTTTAACATAACTATCCAGTTCTTATAGAGGATTAACATGTTACGATTAGAACAgtaaagaattagaataCAATATGATATGctttataatataaacGCATATAGAATAACATCATACAATGTGCATACTGCAGATGAAACCAACTAATTTACAAAAGGAATTTCCTATAggttaatgaaaaatgcTATATAGAAGGAGTTTTTGCTTATTCAGTAAAGATATCGTTGCCTTGTTCAATGGCCATCTTGGTATGGTATACAATATCCGTAGATTCCCATGGGTAAGCATACCATTTGTCGGGTACTGTCTTCGCAGCAAAATAACGGTTCTTATCATTGACAATTTCAGCTGGTAAATCGGCCTTCTTTGGCTTTAATTTGTCATGTAGAACAAAGATACCGAACTTGGTTTCCATTTCTGGGTTCTTTACTAAATCAATACCCTTGGCTTTAGCTTGTTCAGCAGCATCCTTTTCCAATTCACTTAATGCATAGTGAAGTGTAGTACGTGTATCATCGACTTCATCAACAATTAACACGTTCTTACCAACTAAATCCAATTTACATTGTTCATAGTCAATCCATTGTGTTCTCTTGACGGTGACACCGacttcttccttttcagaACCAACAGTATTTATATCTTCATAAAGAGAAAGGATGATAGCAAAAATTCTAATGGTTGGAACACCTGGTTCCTTTAAAAAGGTACGCAAGATTCTAGCTGGGATGAACCCTCCACCACCAATTGCTATAATTAAATCAGGCTTGAAATTCTTGATTCTCTCAGCGGACACTTGACATAATTGATGGACGTTGTTATACGAGATGTATTGCTTATCGTCGGCGgacatttttgaaagaaagataGTAAGAAGATAGGATGAAATGAAAGAACGGTGGAATGAAAAAGTTCAAACTCTAATGGGGAAAAATCGATGAGCTAAACCAACAATAACCTGCAAGTTGAAAAGTTCGGAAAACAGTATGTGTGCGTTActttaaataatagaatGTCATCACATAATCACCAAGAAAATTAGAAAACGAAGAAAAAACGTCAAGAAATTTTCGCTGGAACAATAGAAGTCAAAACCTTTCCTTCCAGAGGTATCGCTAATTTAACAAGTAATAAATTGATGGGGGGAAGAAGTCACGTTTTCCTACATTTCTCGACTAACGGAAACGACGTTCGATGTATTTGTTTCTCCGGTAATGTgggaattttttttttcagatattttcataaacggcaaaattttcatttttggaAGTTTTGTTAAAGGATGTTTTATCAAGCTCGGCGGCTAATTTCGATTATGTACTAAGAAAATACAGATGCTACGTCAAGCTCCAGGGAGTTAAAAGGACATTGTTACACCTGTTCTATCATTTGTTAAAGTGTTTCGTTGTTGTAATGTAATATAAGTCTTTGTATATCTGACTGTACTatatttctatatattttacatGTAACATATTGCTGGTTTTGGGTTTTAAGCATTTGAGGTGGAGGAAACGTATTCTAATATTATACTTAAAGAATCCTTTTGATCTTCATTTAAGGATTGAATGATCTGTTGATATCTATTAGGGTTTTCTCCCTCTACCtgtttgaagaaagaatgaACTTCATTGAACATATTCATTTGATCTAAAACGGTTTCTTTCATATCATCATCGATTTCATcgatatattcttcttcttcttctggaGTCAATGTATCATCTGTACCTAAACCTTCTCCCTTAGCAATAATATCACGTCTTCTAATTGCAGCTGGTAGTTCGCTAACTAGCGTAACTAATttagaagataatgaaCTCATGTACGCGTTCATGCAACTTGGTAATTCAGACATTCTAAATAAGGTTAATATGGCTAATATTTGTAACTTAGTGGAAAAAACATTGAAAAAGCGAGCTTCAAACCATTGCTTCATGAACTCCATTGTAAATCCAAGTTTTTCACATGTTTGTAAAGTTTCAATTGGTTTGGCAATAATGTTCGCTAAAGTTAATTTGACTATAAGCTTTTCTTCAATCTCCAGATCGTCATTTGATATTGTTCTAATTGCTTCTTCAAACAATGGAGTATCCCTCATGGATAAAGCATATAAAGTAagtaatttgaaaatagaTTCAACATCGTAGTCAATACCACTAGTTAATTTAGCTGCCAGTATTTCCAGGAATGGTTGCACATAATCTTGATTGGTTGGGAACCCTTGTAAAATTATTGTTtcgaaaaatatttcaaaaccTTCAAAGTAATCCATCGCATATGTTTGAAATGAATCCAATAAATCATGGAATGATTCCCAAATTGGAGGCGTAAGTTGACCATGTAATAACTTAGATGATAACGCTAATGAATCCATCAAATCAACCAGTTCAGATTGGAATGCAATTTGAGCATTTACTTGAAGGAATTTGACAACTGgttcaaaaatatcaatcaAAGAAACTTTAGACATGGACATAACCATCGTAGACATTGTTTGTAACATCGAGGAAGCTTGTATCTCCAAATCAGGATCTCCCGTAGAGTAAGAACCGTTACTATTTTCTAATATAGTTTGATCGATTTGTAAGAATTGATTGACTAAACCTTGTGCCAAATCAGTAGCGTATGGTGTTAATTCATCCGCAAACTTTTCTACAAAGACTTCCATTACTTCAGGAAAgatatcaatttcaaattctttagCAAACTTTAATAACTTTTCCATGATTCCGGGCACTTGTGAAGCAATTGAGGAGTGGATTTGTGGATTAGAAACAACTAAGGATCTTAATGCATCAGCCGCTTCCACTTGGACAGGTATTGAATCACTATTCAAGAAATGTGTATAAGCAGCTTCGAAAATTTTCGATAGAACTTCCATATCGGTAAAAGTATTTGCATACAATGCTACTGTTTCGAGCCCTCTTGGAACTAAAAATGGGTAATTATTCTGTGAGATGAGAccgtatatatatttaccGAACACCATTTCAATATCAGCGTTAGATGAATCATCCAACAATTCAAATGCAACAGACATGATTTTCATGGCACCTTCTTGTTTATATGCAAGTTGTCTATCATTAACATTCTCTGAGAAGCTTCCGAGTATTCCATTGGCAAAAGATAGGATGTAGTTCAAATGTTCTGGATGTTTATGGCCTAAGTTGAAGATAAAGTCCGATGCGGCAACATCCGCGGTCGATGACTCTTTGTTTATGTCATAATAACGTCTTGTGTATTCTTCtggatcatcatcaaataattcaacaCTAGTATCTGAAGAACAAACACAAAGGAAGATaagattttcaaaaatgacTTTAATATGTGGTTGTAATAAAGGATAAAGTTCATCAACAGATATACATTTGCCTAAAAATTcaaccaaataataaagagaGGCCTCGCCCAACCAGATCGAGCCAGTCCCCCATTGTTcgataattttgaaataacTTTCCAAAATAGTAGGAATGATGGAAGTGAACACGTACTGAATAAGTTCATCTGTGATGATTTTTGTagattttgaatatttgtGAATGAATCTATTCAAATTTCCGAATCCCCATTTGTTAACTTTTACTCTTTTATCTAAGGATCTATCAGATGGGTCGAGGTCCAAAACTTCCTTTGGAAATGGCTTGCTACAAATGAAAAGGTGTAATTGAATCCAggaattcaattttttcaaatctttgaaGTAACTAggaaaattattcaaacaTGCAAACttaaatgatttcaaaatcaaatagaGCAATTCACTTGATCTATAATCAGGAGCGTTGACTAATTGGGAAGTTAATTGTTCGATTATTGGGAATAATTGTTCTACCACATTATCTATATAAGAACGTTTGTCAATCATATCCCATCTGTGAACTTTACAAATGGTATGAATTAAGATAATACTTGGATATAAGTATTGATGATCACCACTTGTTAGCATTTGTTTGATTGTATCGAGTAAATCCCATGGATCATTGTTATCTAAGATGCCTTTGATTGCTTCGACAATGTGTGGTCTGATATGATTATTTTCTGAAAACTTCACTAATGTTTGGATCAAATTGTCTTTGATTGCTTGttgttcatcttctttgatACCATCTGCTGCTTTGCTACCCCAAGatctttgaattttattCTTGAAATAGATGACTGCAGATAATCTAGTTGTTTCTGGTATGGTATCATTATTGATTGCCGCCAATAAATATGCTGTGAACCCAGGTTGCTGTTGGAAAGTGTATAGTTGGTTTTCTGCCTCTTTGATAACCTTGGCATCAGCAACCATAGTTTGCCCAATGCACGCTAAAATGGCCTCGTCATTTGACATCCTGCGAAATTTATTAGTTGTTATTTCCACACGcgaaataataaatctattCGGTAGTAATATCTTTTCGACGATTTGGCGTCTAAAAGTTCTAATGTATAATAGTGCTCGTTTCTTGAAATGTCATTTTGTAAAGGTTAACGTTACATGTTTAAcaaagttttttttttcaggCATCGCCAAATTTACGATTTGTCGACCgaaaatttgaaagtttAGGGAAGCTGAGACCCCCACCCGACACCATAAACCGGTACTTAAGCAATACAAGAAATAGATGAACGTGAGTTATATAGACACTAATATCTCATTTGTAAAAAAGTTTCGCATATCTACTTACACGCCAACATGAAGACACTTTCTATTAATTATGTTATTTTGATaagattataaatataatgttaTGTCTTTGATACgtatattatatacttGTGCCTCTTGGGAAAAAGGTTATAAACCGTTTCCTCTTGAAGAAATGGGCACGACATAGTATTTTTAACACATTATTTATAGAAATCAAACTTGTCAACATCGTTGTCTGTCTTCACTTGGGCAGTATATGCTTCTTCAAGATCGCTTTGAAGAATAACATATCTATTCTTCCTCACAGCACGCAGGCCTGCTTCCTGCATAATGGCCGCAATAACAGCACCAGATAGAGAGTCGTTACgaataattaatgaatctaAGTCAGCTTCTGGCGCCAGCGACATCTTACTAGCAACTGTACCAAAAATTAAACGACGTTCACGTCTGTCACGCAAAGATGggaattcaatttttctatCTAATCTACCTGGTCTCAAAAGCGCAGGATCTAAAGTGTCGGCTCTATTAGTTGCCATAATAACCTTCACATTAGTCGATTGGTCAAACCCGTCCATTTGTGTCAATAGTTCAATTAAAATACGCTGCACTTCACGATCAGAACCGGTTTGGGCATCGAAACGTTTTGTTGCAATGGAATCAACTTCAtcgataaatataatagatGGTGCATTTTCTCTGGCCAATCTGAAAACATCACGAACCATTCTTGGACCTTCACCTAAATATTTATGAACAAATTCAGAACCATTCACTCTGATAAATGCAGCATTGGTACTATTGGCCACTGCTTTAACTAACATAGTCTTACCGGTTCCAGGTGGACCATATAGTAAAACACCTCTTGGTGGATCAATACCGATTTGTTCGTATAGATCACCTTGGACCAATGGTAATTCAACCGCTTCTCTTATTTCTTGCTTTTGCATATCTAGCCCACCAACATCAGCATATGTAACATCTGGTTTTTCATTGGAACCCATGACAGATATACTAGAATCAGAATCTGGAGGCAAGATATCAACTAAAGCGTTTGAATGACGATGTAATGCGACGGACATGGAAGGCTTTAACAATTCACGATCTAAGGTTGATAGTATTCTAACGACATAACTCATCCCTGTAGTACTTGATACAATCCCTGTATTTTGATCGATTGGTTCCAAAAATTGGCCTATAACAAGGGGAACAGATTGGATTCTTTTCACTTCTTCTTGAGCTCGCAATAGTTCACGTTTCAAATGACGTTGttcatctttaatataGTCTTCTTGTAAAGTTAATAGTTCGTATTCcctttccaatttctttaatttcaagTATACATCTGCGTTACCATTACTTGCACTAGTGGCACTGTCTTTGTTCAGTTGAGATAAAAGGGTACTATATGACTTAGATGTTGGCTTTTCTGCAGCAACGTTTTCTGAAGATGGGGCAATTCCTAGTTCTTCCATTGTTCCTGATAACTATGTGGTTATTTGTTCCTAACTTAATGGTAGCTTCCTTTAATAACAGCTTCAGAATATGTGGATCtcttttgattttaaaataCTTGCATATATTGAAGTTTGCCACCGGATATTTTAAAGGGCAGGTTCccatttaataaatctaaaaATGTAATTCTACACGGCGCCGCCAACAAACGTCACTCATAATCGTCAAGAATACATGTCATTAAAAAATCTACAAAGAGGCCGAATGTATACAAAATACGAAACACCTAATACATATAGAGAGAGCACGTGTTATAGTCATTTTATATTGTTCTTATCTAAGTGCTTATTTACATGGTTTCTAAGATAGGATATATACTGATAATACGGCACACAGTGACAGAGCGTAATATGAAATGCACTATATGCGGGCAACAAAGGTTCCCAATGAAAGAACAATGCTGGAATAAATGTATACTTCTAAAGTAGTAAACTCTGTacttttttgtaaatcaaaaaatggCAATCTCTTTAATTTTCTGGCAAGCTGTGAAAACCAGTTTAGCAATATATGGAATGAAATGCGAATGCGTTCGTTGGCTGAGCGAGCTCCCGCAACTAGAAGCCCAGTATCGCCAATAggttcttcttttatagGGCTAGGTATCAATTGGCTTTCTTCTGAGTTTACTGTGGAAGTActatcttcttcttctagtTCGGCCAAGATTCCTTTCTTAATATCATCCGATCGAGCTTTAATATTAGCATTCTCTGAAATCATCTCAGCTAGT includes:
- the SXM1 gene encoding Sxm1p (similar to Saccharomyces cerevisiae SXM1 (YDR395W); ancestral locus Anc_5.488) translates to MSNDEAILACIGQTMVADAKVIKEAENQLYTFQQQPGFTAYLLAAINNDTIPETTRLSAVIYFKNKIQRSWGSKAADGIKEDEQQAIKDNLIQTLVKFSENNHIRPHIVEAIKGILDNNDPWDLLDTIKQMLTSGDHQYLYPSIILIHTICKVHRWDMIDKRSYIDNVVEQLFPIIEQLTSQLVNAPDYRSSELLYLILKSFKFACLNNFPSYFKDLKKLNSWIQLHLFICSKPFPKEVLDLDPSDRSLDKRVKVNKWGFGNLNRFIHKYSKSTKIITDELIQYVFTSIIPTILESYFKIIEQWGTGSIWLGEASLYYLVEFLGKCISVDELYPLLQPHIKVIFENLIFLCVCSSDTSVELFDDDPEEYTRRYYDINKESSTADVAASDFIFNLGHKHPEHLNYILSFANGILGSFSENVNDRQLAYKQEGAMKIMSVAFELLDDSSNADIEMVFGKYIYGLISQNNYPFLVPRGLETVALYANTFTDMEVLSKIFEAAYTHFLNSDSIPVQVEAADALRSLVVSNPQIHSSIASQVPGIMEKLLKFAKEFEIDIFPEVMEVFVEKFADELTPYATDLAQGLVNQFLQIDQTILENSNGSYSTGDPDLEIQASSMLQTMSTMVMSMSKVSLIDIFEPVVKFLQVNAQIAFQSELVDLMDSLALSSKLLHGQLTPPIWESFHDLLDSFQTYAMDYFEGFEIFFETIILQGFPTNQDYVQPFLEILAAKLTSGIDYDVESIFKLLTLYALSMRDTPLFEEAIRTISNDDLEIEEKLIVKLTLANIIAKPIETLQTCEKLGFTMEFMKQWFEARFFNVFSTKLQILAILTLFRMSELPSCMNAYMSSLSSKLVTLVSELPAAIRRRDIIAKGEGLGTDDTLTPEEEEEYIDEIDDDMKETVLDQMNMFNEVHSFFKQVEGENPNRYQQIIQSLNEDQKDSLSIILEYVSSTSNA
- the RPT3 gene encoding proteasome regulatory particle base subunit RPT3 (similar to Saccharomyces cerevisiae RPT3 (YDR394W); ancestral locus Anc_5.486) encodes the protein MEELGIAPSSENVAAEKPTSKSYSTLLSQLNKDSATSASNGNADVYLKLKKLEREYELLTLQEDYIKDEQRHLKRELLRAQEEVKRIQSVPLVIGQFLEPIDQNTGIVSSTTGMSYVVRILSTLDRELLKPSMSVALHRHSNALVDILPPDSDSSISVMGSNEKPDVTYADVGGLDMQKQEIREAVELPLVQGDLYEQIGIDPPRGVLLYGPPGTGKTMLVKAVANSTNAAFIRVNGSEFVHKYLGEGPRMVRDVFRLARENAPSIIFIDEVDSIATKRFDAQTGSDREVQRILIELLTQMDGFDQSTNVKVIMATNRADTLDPALLRPGRLDRKIEFPSLRDRRERRLIFGTVASKMSLAPEADLDSLIIRNDSLSGAVIAAIMQEAGLRAVRKNRYVILQSDLEEAYTAQVKTDNDVDKFDFYK
- the HPT1 gene encoding hypoxanthine phosphoribosyltransferase (similar to Saccharomyces cerevisiae HPT1 (YDR399W); ancestral locus Anc_5.491), producing MSADDKQYISYNNVHQLCQVSAERIKNFKPDLIIAIGGGGFIPARILRTFLKEPGVPTIRIFAIILSLYEDINTVGSEKEEVGVTVKRTQWIDYEQCKLDLVGKNVLIVDEVDDTRTTLHYALSELEKDAAEQAKAKGIDLVKNPEMETKFGIFVLHDKLKPKKADLPAEIVNDKNRYFAAKTVPDKWYAYPWESTDIVYHTKMAIEQGNDIFTE